The Plasmodium relictum strain SGS1 genome assembly, chromosome: 9 genome window below encodes:
- a CDS encoding serine repeat antigen, putative — protein sequence MYFLLTAKSSLVITCSDTNHCQICHQIVRSCFLSGTSEIAKCVSCEEKHHNILPCLEYSKEILMSKSEIEAFVELHEEDYLKEENFNSLVEDIVDFSKEVLGQSTEEEEKDIELKKKKIRQLCLYVNFHDTYENAKLHEQAPVEMVQEHIKDVISKFTTDNVDMEKVKKLLSHPALCLKNPDEWVTDRLGLADLDIPSSGVLSHNELLESYEDHNLKNNFTDNNSKCTKEHCNRFDDPSECEYNIRVLNQKSCGNCWAFAASTVVSAYRCRSGLGFAEPSVKYTTLCKSKFFGGGSRRSYYPSYTSSACNEGGHIVQFLKVLERTGTLPTSTNVPYFPPLNVPQCPSVDPSWPNIWERVTLLNTGNYGYTYHGFWKISFREYAQSNRTQDLINILKDLVMRQGAIFVTMRVSGKVSYNHDGSRPMMNCEYGTPEHALTLIGYGNYTGYGGRQSSYWLIRNSWGQNWGDDGNFRIDMYGPSSCSNGVLADAYPLNLRMEGRRIDVQLPIDYASKDSHRRNHPNPNPYPYPPPPQPPSPSPRPNPYPGPSPNPYPRPNPNPYPYPPPPQPPSPSPRPNPYPGPSPSPSPSPSPYPSPSPSPYPSPSPSPYPSPSPSPYPSPRPSPYPSPSPSPYPSPSPSPYPSPSPSPYPSPSPSPYPSPRPNPYPSPSPNPYPLPSPMPSPYPSPRPTPRFRPIPNPYIRPYPYNRYPSRYYPYNGNYRYYRYNSESLGKNLSSGENEDEVGDMLNVSDQEKTASDVFDTSLLDIMHESDSTGDKDKAFKPNIKIDNSDKEHTSDSDNVKSDSKTKPNLKENVTKDSKNKDNSEEKEETFETDVSVKIDGVEYKRTVISKRKDEHKEAYSCLRTFSLDPAFDSLCRINCEMFLNNCKEFSSIGECLREYAPDDKCIYCGM from the exons atGTATTTTCTCCTTACAGCAAAATCAAGTTTAGTAATCACTTGTAGTGATACAAATCACTGCCAAATATGCCATCAAATTGTGAGAAGTTGCTTTTTATCTGGAACTTCAGAAATTGCAAAATGTGTGTCTTGTGAAGAGAAGCATCATAATATTCTGCCTTGTTTAGAATATTCAA aGGAAATTTTAATGAGTAAAAGTGAAATTGAGGCATTTGTTGAATTGCACgaagaa GATTATTTGAAAGAGGAAAATTTCAATAGTTTAGTTGAAGATATAGTTGATTTTTCTAAGGAGGTATTAGGACAATCCacagaagaagaagaaaaagacattgaattaaaaaaaaaaaagattagaCAATTATGTCTTTATGTTAATTTTCATGATACATATGAAAATGCAAAATTACATGAACAAGCACCAGTTGAAATGGTGCAGGAGCATATCAAAGATGTTATTAGTAAATTTACAACTGATAATGTAGATAtggaaaaagtaaaaaaactACTAAGTCATCCTGCTTTATGTCTAAAAAATCCCGATGAATGGGTAACTGACAGATTAGGTTTAGCAGATCTTGATATCCCTTCTTCTGGAGTTTTAAGTCATAATGAACTTCTTGAATCATATGAAGatcataatttaaagaataattttaCTGACAATAATTCAAAATGTACTAAAGAACACTGTAACAGATTTGATGATCCAAGTGAATGTGAATACAATATTAGAGTTTTAAATCAAAAATCTtg TGGTAATTGTTGGGCATTTGCTGCTTCTACTGTTGTATCAGCTTATAGATGTAGATCAGGTTTAGGATTTGCTGAACCTTCAGTTAAATACACGACATTATGTAAAAGCAAATTTTTTGGAGGAGGATCTAGACGTAGTTATTATCCAAGTTATACCTCTTCAGCATGCAATGAAGGAGGACATATAGtacaatttttaaaagtattaGAACGCACAGGAACATTACCAACGTCCACTAATGTTCCCTACTTTCCGCCATTGAATGTACCTCAATGCCCTAGTGTTGATCCATCGTGGCCAAATATATGGGAAAGGGTTACATTGTTAAATACTGGAAATTATGGTTATACATATCATGGATTTTGGAAAATAAGTTTCAGAGAATATGCACAAAGTAATAGGACGCAGgacttaataaatatattaaaggaTTTAGTTATGAGACAAGGTGCTATATTTGTAACGATGCGTGTATCTGGAAAAGTAAGTTATAACCATGATGGATCTCGTCCTATGATGAATTGTGAATATGGAACACCAGAACATGCATTAACATTGATAGGATATGGAAATTACACTGGATATGGAGGAAGGCAAAGTTCCTATTGGTTAATTAGAAACAGTTGGGGACAAAATTGGGGAGATGATGGAAATTTTAGAATTGATATGTATGGGCCATCCAGCTGTAGTAATGGAGTTTTAGCTGATGCTTACCCTTTAAATTTAAGAATGGAAGGTAGAAGAATAGATGTTCAATTACCTATTGATTATGCTTCAAAAGATTCACACAGAAGAAATCATCCTAATCCAAATCCATACCCTTATCCTCCTCCTCCTCAACCTCCATCTCCAAGTCCCAGACCAAATCCATACCCAGGTCCTAGTCCAAACCCATATCCTAGACCAAATCCAAATCCATATCCTTATCCTCCTCCTCCTCAACCTCCATCTCCAAGTCCCAGACCAAATCCATACCCAGGTCCTAGTCCTAGTCCTAGTCCTAGTCCTAGTCCATACCCAAGTCCCAGCCCAAGTCCATATCCAAGTCCTAGCCCTAGTCCATACCCAAGTCCAAGTCCCAGTCCATATCCAAGCCCTAGACCAAGTCCATACCCAAGTCCCAGTCCTAGTCCATACCCAAGTCCCAGTCCTAGTCCATACCCAAGTCCCAGTCCTAGTCCATACCCAAGCCCCAGTCCTAGTCCATACCCAAGCCCTAGACCAAATCCTTATCCAAGTCCTAGTCCCAATCCATATCCATTACCTAGTCCTATGCCTAGTCCTTATCCATCACCTAGGCCTACGCCCAGATTTCGTCCAATACCTAACCCCTATATTAGACCATATCCTTATAATAGATATCCCTCAAGATATTATCCATACAATGGAAATTATCGTTATTATCGTTATAATAGTGAATCTTTAGGAAAAAATCTTAGTTCAGGGgaaaatgaagatgaagTTGGAGATATGTTGAATGTTTCAGATCAAGAAAAAACAGCTAGTGATGTATTTGATACTAGTTTATTGGATATCATGCATGAATCAGATTCTACTGGTGATAAGGATAAAGCATTTAAGcctaatattaaaattgatAATTCGGATAAGGAACATACGTCTGATTCAGATAATGTTAAATCGGACTCGAAAACTAAGCCTAATTTAAAAGAGAACGTAACAAAAGactcaaaaaataaagataactcagaagaaaaagaagaaactTTTGAAACAGATGTATCTGTTAAAATTGATGGTGTTGAATACAAAAGAACTGTTATCTCTAAAA gaAAAGATGAACATAAAGAGGCTTATTCGTGCTTAAGAACATTTTCTTTGGATCCTGCATTTGATTCATTATGTCGTATAAATTGTGAAATGTTCTTAAATAATTGTAAAGAGTTTTCATCAATTGGTGAATGCTTAAGAGAATATGCACCAGATGACAAATGTATTTATTGTGGAATGTAA
- the RPP1 gene encoding 60S acidic ribosomal protein P1, putative, producing MASIPVSELAECEKQELLCTYAALILYEEKMSITSDNILKLIKKSKNTVLPYLPMLFEKALKGKDIEGLLTNLNVGGAPSPSAQVTTEKPSEEKKEAKKEEKVEEEEEEDDLGFSLFD from the exons atggcATCTATTCCAGTATCAGAATTAGCAGAATGCGAAAAGCAGGAACTTTTATGTACATATGCTgctttaatattatatgaagaaaaaatgagTATTACTAgtgataatattttaaaacttattaaaaaatcaaaaaatacAGTTTTACCATATTTGCCAATGCTTTTTGAAAAGGCATTAAAAGGAAAAGATATTGA aGGATTACTAACTAACTTAAATGTAGGAGGTGCTCCTTCACCATCTGCTCAAGTTACAACAGAAAAACCtagtgaagaaaaaaaagaagctaaaaaagaagagaaggtagaggaagaagaagaagaagatgaTTTAggtttttcattatttgatTAA